One Platichthys flesus chromosome 14, fPlaFle2.1, whole genome shotgun sequence genomic region harbors:
- the pold3 gene encoding DNA polymerase delta subunit 3, with the protein MDELYLDNIDEYVNDHNKIVTYKWLSLTLGVHVNTAKQMLFHYLDHKRKESSAQLHATYLVSGKFVDNGQASHKVSVVREDKLEDVKAKMSLIVSVHVYSVQKALLKDSGPLYSVDYDAVKDNFQNCSKYSAIRCSSAQPTSPLEQTREIQRAPTPEPVAKQPGQNGEAAPASKASTKPPKGIMGMFGNKTTSKNQDKEVKSEEKEEAPAVVASKSKPAAKANPMSNFFGSQTAKKPDKAVKEEEAAAAQSTCGAELRPQSSQPEEKQKAAAQSPPKDVKKDTKKDVKIDVKKDVKKDLKKDVKKDSRSKTKRIEDSDSEEEKMEKKKRRRIKKPEPDSSDEDVIPDSPQPMETEELSPPPKPEVEAVSHSRPSLPGTKIRKRRRVLKSQTFLDEEGCMVTEKGYESESYSEAEDDFQAGKQPAKNLVPAKLPAPSREDQKKSQKKTTANANKGSKQASIMGFFQKK; encoded by the exons ATGGACGAGCTGTATTTAGACAATATCGACGAATATGTCAACGACCACAACAAGATC GTGACTTATAAATGGCTCAGTCTGACACTGGGAGTTCACGTCAACACAGCAAAACA AATGCTCTTCCACTACCTGGATCACAAGAGGAAGGAGAGTTCAGCTCAGCTCCACGCCACCTATCTCGTGTCGGGGAAGTTCGTGGACAACGGACAAGCA agcCACAAGGTGTCCGTTGTCAGAGAGGACAAACTGGAAG ACGTTAAAGCCAAGATGAGCCTGATCGTCAGTGTCCATGTCTACAGTGTCCAGAAAGCTCTCCTGAAGGACAGCGGCCCCCTGTACAGTGTGGACTACGATGCTGTGAAGGACAACTTCCAGAACTGCAGCAA ATACAGTGCGATCCGCTGCAGCAGTGCACAGCCCACGTCTCCTCTGGAGCAGACCAGAGAAATACAACGTGCTCCCACACCAGAGCCGGTGGCAAAACAACCTGGCCAGAACGGAGAGGCTGCTCCGGCTTCAAAAGCCTCCACCAAACCACCAAAGGGCATCATGGGAATGTTTGGTAATAAAACCACTTCCAAGAACCAGGACAAAGAGGTGAAGTcggaagagaaagaagaggctCCTGCG GTTGTCGCCTCCAAAAGCAAACCAGCTGCAAAAGCAAATCCCATGTCAAACTTCTTCGGGAGTCAGACGGCAA AGAAACCAGACAAAGctgtgaaggaggaagaagcagctgctgctcagtcgACCTGCGGAGCCGAGCTGCGACCTCAGAGTTCACagcctgaagaaaaacaaaaagctgctgCACAGTCACCGCCGAAAGACGTGAAGAAAGACACGAAGAAAGACGTGAAGATAGACGTaaagaaagatgtaaaaaaagaCCTGAAAAAAGACGTTAAGAAAGACTCCaggag caaaacCAAGCGAATTGAGGATTCggacagcgaggaggagaaaatggagaagaaaaagaggcgAAGGATCAAGAAACCTGAACCAGACAGCAGCGATGAAGACG TCATTCCAGATTCTCCACAGCCGATGGAAACCGAAGAACTGTCGCCACCTCCTAAACCGGAGGTCGAGGCTGTTTCACATTCACGT ccgAGTCTCCCTGGAACGAAAATAAGGAAGAGGAGACGAGTCCTGAAATCTCAAACCTTCCTCGACGAAGAAGGGTGCATGG TGACAGAGAAAGGCTACGAGAGCGAGTCGTACTCTGAGGCCGAAGACGACTTCCAGGCCGGAAAACAACCCGCGAAGAATCTCGTCCCAGCAAAGCTCCCAGCTCCCAGCAGAGAGGACCAGAAGAAGAGTCAGAAGAAAACAACCGCAAACGCAAACAAAGGATCGAAACAAGCCTCCATTATGGGATTTTTCCaaaagaaatga
- the LOC133968144 gene encoding sodium- and chloride-dependent betaine transporter-like, whose product MNREKRKLGNQRDDGDRGQWASKAEYLLVVAGNVVGLGNVWRFPYLCYKNGGGAFLVPYCLLAVVCGIPLFLLETAMGQYTQEGFITCWRKLCPLAQGIGYGYFMMKLYDFSYVLVQVWAIFYLVFSFRSELPWANCDNHWNTADCVGLEFYNSSNVTGNLNHTSSSATEFWERRVLGMSGGIEELGSVRWELALCLLVSWVFCYFSIWKGIRSSGKVAYFTATFPYLMLFILLIRGLTLPGAWDGIYYYLYPDVKKLANLEVWLEAGSQIFFSYSLTIGTLNVLGSYCNYNNNCYKDCFWLCLLNSATSFVSGFVVFSVLGFMAQKQGVTVDKVAGSGPGLAFIAYPQATAMMPLPQLWTVCFFLMLILLTVDTHFVTVESVITSVSDLFPKLFHARGRHEVFVLVICLSFFLLHLTLVTEGGIYVFQLIDYYGCTRACQDFMAVAQCLAMAWIFGADRFNDAIKDMTGQRPFIFFKLCWKYIVPLLSLISFILYMVDYKQLKVNDSYIYPDWAYSLGWAMTLSSVLMVPLWAAGLMCVTPGSFTQRLSVLCRPAEAPSRQTEGGKLSEDEVTVELRSSAATT is encoded by the exons AtgaacagagaaaagaggaaactgGGGAATCAGAGGGACGATGGAGACAGAGGACAGTGGGCCAGCAAAGCAGAATATCTTCTGGTCGTTGCTGGAAATGTGGTCGGTTTGGGAAACGTCTGGAGGTTTCCTTACCTCTGCTACAAGAACGGTGGAG GAGCCTTCCTGGTGCCCTACTGCCTGTTAGCTGTGGTGTGTGGGATACCTCTGTTTCTACTGGAGACTGCGATGGGTCAGTACACACAGGAGGGATTCATCACCTGCTGGAGGAAACTGTGTCCTCTGGCCCAAG GGATTGGATATGGATATTTCATGATGAAGCTTTATGACTTCAGCTACGTCCTGGTCCAAGTCTGGGCCATTTTCTACCTGGTGTTCTCGTTCAGATCTGAGCTCCCGTGGGCCAACTGTGACAACCACTGGAACACAG CTGACTGTGTCGGTCTTGAGTTTTACAATTCATCGAATGTGACGGGAAATCTGAACCACACCTCCTCTTCTGCAACTGAGTTCTGGGA ACGGCGGGTGCTGGGCATGTCTGGAGGGATCGAGGAGCTGGGCAGCGTCAGATGGGAGCTGGCTCTGTGTCTTCTCGTCAGCTGGGTGTTCTGCTACTTCAGTATCTGGAAAGGCATCAGATCCTCTGGGAAG GTTGCATACTTCACAGCTACGTTCCCCTACTTGatgctcttcatcctgctcatCAGAGGCCTGACCCTCCCTGGAGCTTGGGATGGGATCTACTATTACCTGTATCCAGATGTGAAGAAGCTGGCTAACCTTGAG GTGTGGCTAGAGGCAGGATCTCAGATATTCTTCTCCTACAGCCTGACGATAGGGACTCTCAATGTCCTGGGCAGCTActgtaactacaacaacaactgttACAA GGATTGTTTTTGGCTCTGTCTGCTGAACAGTGCGACCAGTTTTGTTTCTGGTTTTGTCGTCTTCTCTGTTCTTGGCTTCATGGCTCAGAAACAGGGCGTGACCGTTGACAAAGTGGCCGGATCAG GTCCAGGTTTGGCCTTCATCGCCTACCCACAAGCCACAGCCATGATGCCTTTGCCACAGCTGTGGACTGTCTGCTTCTTCCTGATGCTCATCCTGTTGACTGTCGACACACAC TTTGTGACGGTGGAGAGCGTCATCACCTCGGTGAGCGACTTGTTCCCGAAGCTGTTTCACGCTCGAGGGAGACACGAGGTCTTTGTCCTCGTCATCTGTTTGTCCTTCTTCCTCCTACATCTGACCCTTGTCACTGAG GGAGGCATTTACGTATTCCAGCTGATCGATTATTACGGCTGCACCAGAGCCTGCCAGGACTTCATGGCTGTAGCCCAGTGCCTGGCTATGGCCTGGATATTTG GTGCTGACCGCTTCAATGACGCCATCAAGGACATGACAGGACAGAGGCCGTTCATTTTCTTCAAGCTGTGCTGGAAATACATCGTTCCTCTGCTGTCACTG ATTTCCTTCATCCTGTACATGGTGGATTACAAACAACTGAAGGTTAACGACAGCTACATCTACCCTGACTGGGCGTACTCACTGGGATGGGCCatgaccctgtcctctgtcctcatggTGCCTCTGTGGGCAGCTGGACTGATGTGTGTCACACCTGGAAGCTTCACACAG CGTTTGTCGGTGCTCTGCCGTCCGGCTGAAGCTCCAAGCCGCCAGACTGAAGGTGGAAAACTGAGTGAGGATGAGGTGACTGTTGAACTGAGGTCATCTGCTGCCACAACTTAA